The following proteins are co-located in the Delphinus delphis chromosome 5, mDelDel1.2, whole genome shotgun sequence genome:
- the RBPJ gene encoding LOW QUALITY PROTEIN: recombining binding protein suppressor of hairless (The sequence of the model RefSeq protein was modified relative to this genomic sequence to represent the inferred CDS: inserted 5 bases in 4 codons; substituted 4 bases at 4 genomic stop codons), translating to MAWIKRKFGEWFPPKXFTREAMXNXLKEQGDQTVLLILHAKVAQKSYGNEKRFFCPPPCVYLMGSGWKXKEEQMECDGCSEQESQPCAFIRIGNSDQEMQQLNWEGKNYCTAKTLYISDSDKRKHFMLSVKMFYGSSDDIGVFLSKQIKVTSKPSKKKQSLKNADLCIASGTKVALFNRLRSQTVSTRCLHVEGGNFHASSQQWAAFYIHLLDDDESEGEEFTVHDGYIHYGQTVTLVCSVTGVALPRLIIRKVDKQTALLDAGDPVSQLHKCAFYLKDTERRYXCLSQERIIRFQATPCPKEPNKEMINDGASWTIISAGKAEYTFYEGMGPVLAPVTPVLVVESLQLNGSEDVAILNXSGQHFTPNVRVWFGDVEAETMYRCGESMLCMXPDISAFREGWRWVRQPVQVPVTLVRNDGIIYSTSLTFTYTPEPGPRPHCSVAGAILRANSSQVPPNEANTNSXGSYTNVSTNSTSVTSSTATVVS from the exons ATGGCgtggattaaaagaaaatttggtgAGTGGTTTCCACCTAAATGATTTACTAGGGAAGCTATGTGAAATTAGTTAAAAGAGCAAGGGGATCAAACAGTACTACTTATTCTTCATGCAAAAGTTGCACAGAAGtcatatggaaatgaaaaaaggTTTTTTTGCCCTCCTCCTTGTGTGTATCTTATGGGCAGTggatgga gaaaagaagaacaaatggaaTGCGATGGTTGTTCTGAACAAGAGTCTCAACCCTGTGCATTTATTAGAATAGGAAATAGTGACCAAGAAATGCAGCAGCTAAACTGGGAAGGAAAGAACTATTGCACGGCCAAAACATTGTATATATCCGACTCAGACAAGAGAAAGCACTTCATGCTGTCTGTGAAGATGTTCTATGGCAGTAGTGATGACATTGGTGTGTTCCTCAGCAAACAGATAAAAGTCACCTCCAAACCTTCCAAAAAGAAGCAGTCATTAAAAAATGCTGACTTATGCATTGCCTCAGGAACAAAGGTGGCTCTGTTTAATCGACTTCGATCCCAGACAGTTAGTACCAGATGCTTGCATGTAGAAGGAGGTAATTTCCATGCCAGTTCTCAGCAGTGGGCAGCATTTTACATTCATCTCTTAGATGATGATGAATCAGAAGGAGAAGAATTCACAGTCCACGATGGATACATCCATTATGGACAAACAGTCACACTTGTGTGTTCAGTTACTGGCGTGGCACTCCCAAGGTTGATAATTAGGAAAGTTGATAAGCAAACCGCATTACTGGACGCAGGTGATCCTGTGTCACAGCTCCATAAATGTGCATTTTACCTTAAGGATACAGAAAGAAGGT TGTGCCTTTCTCAAGAAAGAATAATTCGGTTTCAGGCCACTCCATGCCCAAAAGAACCAAATAAAGAGATGATAAATGATGGTGCCTCCTGGACAATCATTAGTGCGGGTAAGGCAGAGTATACATTTTACGAGGGGATGGGCCCTGTCCTTGCCCCAGTCACACCGGTGCTTGTTGTAGAAAGTCTTCAGTTGAATGGCAGTGAGGATGTAGCAATCTTGAA TTCAGGACAGCATTTCACTCCAAATGTACGAGTGTGGTTTGGGGATGTAGAAGCTGAAACTATGTACAGATGTGGAGAGAGTATGCTCTGTA CCCCAGACATTTCTGCATTCCGAGAAGGTTGGAGATGGGTCCGGCAGCCAGTCCAGGTTCCAGTAACTTTGGTCCGTAATGATGGAATCATTTATTCCACCAGCCTTACCTTTACCTACACCCCAGAACCGGGGCCACGGCCACATTGCAGTGTGGCGGGAGCAATCCTTCGAGCCAACTCCAGCCAAGTGCCCCCTAATGAGGCAAACACAAACAGCTAGGGGAGTTACACAAATGTCAGCACAAATTCAACCAGTGTCACGTCATCTACAGCAACAGTTGTGTCCTAA